The genomic interval ctcctacaagatgttattcctccttgccctatacacgaaatcacagcttccctatcttcatcaacatttaacaattcctcaaaatattccttccatcttcccaatacctctaactctccatttaataactctcctctcctatttttaactgacaaatccatttgttctctaggctttcttaacttgttaatctcactccaaaactttttcttatcttATGTAATTGAGACTTATAGAGGGATAGTAACATATAATAAGGGATATTAACATTTATAATAAGTTATATTATTTTCTGTAATTAACAGTCATATTATCTCCTATAGTTAAGAGTTACAGAGAGATACTACCATTGTTATAGGTGCTATGAAAGTATCTTATTCTGTGTGCGGCACCCCCATGCAGGTTTGTTGTTACAACGGCACTACGCCAACGACCAACGGCACGCTACGCAACGGCCTCATCCCCATAGCCAGCCCGGAGATGTGCTTCTACTGTTTTGATGTGCTGTATAGCCACCTGCACAATGTTGAGCCACCGAGCACCCCGGACTTCACCAACGAGCCCTTGTGAGTTTGATAAAAaatgtatatacctggagggagctttggggatcaatgcccccatggcctggtctgtgaTCTTGAAAGGGGTGGAGGGTGTGCTGGCGGAATGCCTCGGTCAGGTGACTGAAAGCTCCAGCAGTGGGTCATTTCtgcaagtacgtgtacaaggtgtacatgcctagctgacatcaatgacatgctgtatagaaagtccctggttatgcagaccatagctgacatccatGACATACCGTATAGTAAGTCCTTGGTTATGCAGACCATAGCGGACATCcatgacatactgtatagaaagtccctggttatggagaccatagctgacacccatgacatatCGTATAGCAAGTCTCTGGTTatgcagaccatagctgacatcagtgacataccgtatagaaagtccctggttatacagaccatagttaacATCCATGACATACCGTATAgtaagtccctggttatgcataCCATAGTTGTCATCAGTGACATaccatatagaaagtccctggttatgcagaccataactgacatccaTGACATACCATATAGTAAGTCTCTGGTTAtgcataccatagctgacatcagtgacataccatatagaaagtccctggttatgcagacgatagctgacatcagtggcataccatatagaaagtccctggttatgcagaccatatctgacatcagtgacataccgtATAGTAAGTCCTttgttatacagaccatagctgacatccatGACAGAGCATGACTAAGATCCGCATCAAGAAATACTTGTCCTTTTTCCTGGTAAATCATGTCTAACCTAACGTTTTCCTAACCTTgtcagtagtgttagtggtttTGGTTAATTTTAAGCCTTGTATATTTTGGTTTTGCAGTCAGTTCTCTTAGAAATGTCTTTTATGCAGTCAGTTCTAGTTCTAGATTGTGCTGTGAATATTGGCTTTTTTAAAGGTTTGTACTCTAATAACCAGTGTTTTTAAGGTTTGTACTCTAAAGTCCAGTGTTTTTTTCAGTCCTCTGTTTGTGACCTGGAAGGTCGGTAAGGACAAGCGGCTACGAGGCTGTATGGGTACGTTTAGCCATATTAATCTCCACGCCGGACTCAGAGAGTACGCAGCCACCAGGTAATAACCACAGGTGTACTCTTGAGAGTACACAGCTAGAAGGTAATCAGGTGTACTCTGAGAGTGCACAGCTGTCAGATAACAACTAGTGTACTCTGAGAGTACTGCCTGAAatgtaacatgataaagctccacacagagtgaatgttagtattgtatacatCATGTATAGGTTAATATACATCATGTATAGATCAGTATACATCATGTATAGGTTCAAAATATACATCATGTATTCCCTGAATACAGAAGTGTATATTACATAACCTTGTTACAGTTTCTGTCTCTCTTAGTGCGTTTAAGGACTCGCGGTTCCAGCCAATCGGAAGAGAGGAATTACCGCGGCTTGGGGTATCTGTCTCCATCCTCCGGCACTTTGAAGATGGTCGGGACTATAGGGATTGGGATATAGGAGTCCATGGGATCAGGATTGAGTTCCTGAATGAGAGAGGAGCCAAGAGGACAGCTACCTACTTGCCGGAAGTTGCTCCCGAGCAAGGTAAGTGGCGTGCGTGGGTACTGGGTTGGTAAGTGGCATTTGtgggtaagtggcacacacaaaatctcctctaacccttccctccatcctttcctaggatgaccgcTACCCCTCCATTCCTTCActcagatttatacaccttcttagtcatcctgttttgcttcatcctctctaaatgaccaaaccacctcacgaacccctcttcagccctatggatgatacttttagtaaccccacacttcctcctaatctccaaggtatgaattctctgtataacatttacaccacacattgccctcagacactgcatctccactgcctccagcctcttcctcctccactgcctccagcctcttcctccttcactgcctctagCATTTTCctcctctactgcctccagcctttttctCCTCTACTGCTTCCAGCCTCTTCCTCATCTGCTGCCTCCAACctcttcctccactgcctccagtctcctcctccattgcctccagtctcctcttcaaatgcctccagccgcctcctcattGCAGCATTCTTTTACTCATCCTAAAGCCTcattgctcatctgcaatcctgttctccatcttactcttaattctttcaataataactctaccatacactttaccaggtatactcaacagtcttatttccttataattcttacactcttttgttccctttgcctttatactagggaactatgcatgctctctgccaatccctagaaaccttaccctcttccattcatttattaaataaaagcactaaccactccaaaattatatccctacctgctttaaacatttctgtcttgatcccatcaatcgcagctgctttaccccctttcattctaccctctGCCTTGTGCATCTCCCCTACATTCACACAGTTTCGTgtgcctcccccacactcacatctggctcttccttactcctaaaAATGTTACATCTCCCTggtcaatgcatgaaattactgcctccctatcttcatcaaaatttaactctttcagggtccagaaccccaatctgaaacttgtccacaggacccaagaatttttaaaaaaaaattttggttatttttttcttttgaaatggtaaagaatctttttctgaaggtaataaaacaaaaagtacaaaatttgatggaaaattgatgaaattacgcTATCATGAATTTTgttgtgtcagcgatatttacacatcggtgattttgtctaatttgactcctattttaggccaattatattgttccagtctaacaaattcttagctattttgcaagtatgtgttccattttatcaattgagcacaagaaactgcccaatcaactatttcagctacccaataaagcgatcagaaattggtaatttggctaatttcacacaaatttccatatacagtggacccccggttaacgatattttttcattccagaagtatgttcaggtgccagtactgaccgaatttgttcccataaggaatattgtgaagtagattagtccatttcagacccccaaacatacacgtacaaacgcacttacataaatacacttacataattggtcgcattgggaggtgatcgttaaacgggggtccactgtattcccatttcaaaatagggcccagaataaacaatgccggcattcctggcactaaaataacgtttcctctgttcattaggtACGTTTCCAGGATTTACACGtgaattcttttttttattttttattcacaccaaaatatagaagatttatTTTTATGCAgttttgtaataattgtataaataatgcagGAACCATTGTGAATGTATGTAAGACCCACCAGTCGACCTGTATCAGAcgagtgatgtgatttgtttactctgaatatcggcaaaaattgaacatttccgttacttggagctcaatttcaagctactcagccctaaaaccagtcaaaatcatctgtaTTTttatagtatatcttccattctatcaaatgagataaaaaaaaaccaTGAATGAAACCATAGAAACCATAGGAAAATACATAGCAAAATCACTGTTTTAAGCCAAAAACACAGTCACAGTtaattctcattatgcactgcatgcttcaggatttttttttatatggtgcacatgtaccacatagatccattctctcatatctaggcccagaaTTACCCTGACAGCTTATCTGAGCCGAGCTCATGATGTAGTACTACAGTACTGACCCTCAAGTGCTCGTGACATAGTACAGTACAACGAACACtgatgttcaggtgccagtacaaGTGCTTTCAGACATTTTACATAAATACTCAAAATAGGTTCGTCCTTCATGACCCTCAAGTGCTtaacatttcctcaaaatatttccttcatggtttcttggtcttatttgatagactggaagatatattacagaaatagagatgattttgactggttttaggaCTGAAAGaagcttaaaattgagctcaaagtagcaaaaatgttcaatttttgctgatgttcaagagtaaacagatcACATCACATgtccagtacacgtcaactggtaaGTCTTATGTGTGTTCACAAatacactgatattatttattcaattattacaatattgtgtaacagtaaatccttttttttagtgtgaataaaaaatcaaaatggaattcatgtgtaaaacctgggaacataactaatgaacagaggaaatgttattttaagaGCCAGGAATGccaacattgtttattctggaccctattttgaaactggaatattttgaaatttgtgtgaaattagccaaattaccaatttctgatcacattATTTGGTAGTTGATtgagcagtttcttgtgctcaatgaaaatgaaatgaaaaatgtaaatgtttatttccttgcaaagcttacaacGTGTGGCTTACATGttctaaaatattaattacaaagaaggtcaCTGGCAGGCCTAGGCattttgataaaatggaagactttttagtgaaatagctaagaattcaGTCAGTTGGAACAATGCatttggcctaaaataggagtcaaagtgggcaaaatcgccattACACAAATATCGTTGACACGGCAAAATTCATGAGTGTAATATCGtcgattttccatcaaatttcacattttttgttttattaccttcagagagattctctgccatttcataggaaaaaaaaatttgttttttgaAAGTTCATGGatcctgtggacaagtttcagattgggGGTCAGGACCCTGAAAggttaataatggccccaaagcacaatagtagtgatggtcacaattgttcaaagcctaagagaaactGTAAACTGCTTCccatcagtaaaaaagtgataattctccacatattgagcataatttatcaattacacTTTAacacatgtttacctggagtttacctggagagagttccaggggtcaatgcccccacagcccggtctgtgaccaggcctcatggtggatcagggcctgatcgaccaggctatttctgctggctgcacgcaatccaatgtatgaaccacagcctggctggtcaggtaccaactttatatatctttcttctttctttcaacacaccggcagtatcccactgaggcggggtggcccaaaaggaaaaacgaaagtttctccttttacatttagtaatatatacaggagaaggggttactagccccttgctcccggcattttagtcgcctcttacaacacgcatggcttacggaggaagaattctgttccacttccccatggaggtaaaaggaaataacaagaataagaactagaaagaaaatagaagaaaacccagaggggtgtgtatatatgtgcttgtacatgtatgtgtagtgtgacctaagtgtaagtagaagtagcaagatgtacctgaaatcttgcatgtttatgagacagaaaaaggacaccagcaatcctaccatcacgtaaaacaattacaggtttccattttacactcacttggcaggacggtagtacctccctgggcggttcctgtctaccaacctactacctaggatatggtggaatgatgaagtaaagggtgtgataaaagagaaaaagttagcttatgagaggtttttacaaggcagaagtgttataagaaaagtagagtatatggagagtaaaagaaaggagtagagagtggtgagagagtgcaaaaggagagcagatgatagagtgggagaggcactgtcaagaaattttaatgaaaataagaaaaaattttggagttaaacaagttaagaaagcctagggaatgtatggatttgttagttaaaaacagagtaggggagttagtagatggggaggtggaggttttgggtagatggcgagaatattttgaggaacttttaaatgttgaggaagaaagggaggtggtaatttcatgcactggccaaggaggtataccatcttttaggagtgaagaagagcagaatgtgagtgtggggaggtacgtgaggcattacgtagaatgaaagggggtaaagcagctggaactgatgggatcatgacagaaatgttaaaagcaggggggatatagtgttggagtggttggtacttttgtttaataaatgtatgaaagaggggaaggtacctagggattggcggagagcatgtatagtccctttatataaagggaagggggacaaaagagattgtaaaaattatagaggaataagtttaccgagtataccaggaaaagtgtatggtagggttattattgaaagaattagaggtaaggcagaatgtaggattgtggatgagcaaggaggttttagagtgggtaggggatgtatagatcaagtgtttacattgaagcatatatgtgaacagtatttagagaaaggtagggaagtttttattgcatttatggatttagaaaaggcatatgatagagtggatagggaagcaatgtggcagatgttgcaagtacaggtcctccatcacaaatccggcatcattgggacctgtagtgtgccggattactgagtttgccgaattacagagtggttaggttagaatacacataataaaattaaccaacttgacttacacagttcattgaacatcggcaaaaatcgaacatttccgctactttgagctaaatttcaaggtacttttcatcatgaaagcaattaaaatcatgtctatttctgtaatatatctttgattctatcaaatgagtccaaaaaaatgagaatacaaccataaaaaccatacgaaaatatactgcaaagaggtggctaatggctgagaagtgaactcccttatttatcgttccatcatacattgcccaagtttcaatgagatagcccaacaaacaaccgagtaaaaaaaatatttaccaaaaatcatatatggcaagcccaagccaggtactggaaataagtcactttgtctgacttttctgggttatcctaggttctgtatACATTcactgatatgtatgataatctatgtaactgtatttgtgtttacctgaataaacttatttacttctagtctgtcgactgagtacaagaaatcgtccattcacttatttcaactacccaataaagtggtcagaaattggcaatttggccaatttcacacaaatttcaacagatgccaatttcaaaatagggtccagaataaacaatccagacattcctggcactaaaataacattttctctgttcattagtcacggctacaggcccctcttatattactcttgtacaagaatggtatacaataccgacaagatgaaattaagacacatgagcaacatctgggtatctttattgtagacgttttgccatccagtggctttatcaatacaaattccaggacataacttgaagatagtagatctatgtacagaagatgaggtaatcagtccctcaacctaggttgagggactgattacctcattattgtaataattgtataaataatgtcaacccattcttgatgCTGTATTGGAAtgtggactggcaggcggacaggtattggacggtgacatcatttgtttactctcgagcttcgctaaagaatagaacattttcactactgtgagcgcaatttcaaggtacttttcatcatgaaagcaatcaaaatcatatctatttctgtaatatatctttcattctatcaaatgagaccaaaaatgagaatataaccataacaaccacacaaaaatatatcgctaagcggccgctaatggctgagaagtgaactctgctatttatggtctgatttctttcatttttggtgtatgtgaagaagtatctttccatcactttccagtcactggacccattatgtacctttgtaatcttttgactaccgcccacaggatgggtatggggtgcataaagatattaaactaaagtgtgtgtgtgtgtgtgtgtgtgtgtgtgtgtgtgtgtgtgtgtgtgtgtgtgtgtgtgtgtgtgtgtgtgtgtgtgtgtgtgtgtggtgtgtgtgactcaacaatcaatatttgcaccaataactcattacagttgtgaccgggtgtggaagtgtgaattgctcattactctataatttgttcatgattgtagccaaagtataaacgtaagtaaccattctacagaattcattacctttgtaacttgtgagctcattacctttgtacctagttcagctatcaaaactttgggggcccagtccctggacccattacgtacctctgtaatctgtaaatacctttgtaacttgtcatgattgtgaccagacttacctggagttcattacctttgtaaattgtgagttcattacctttgtaaattgtgagttcattgcctttgtaaattgtgagttcattacctctgtaacttgctcagctatcaaaactttggagtccagtccctggaccaattatgtacctctgtaatcttttgactaccgcccacaggatgggtatgtggtgcataataaacatattaaactaaacatcatacattgcccaagcttGAATAAggtaacccaacaaacaactgagaattaatataataataataataataataataagtctttatttactacatgtacatgtacaaggtatacaggcctagctgacatcagtgatatactactatatagagagccgcttgttatgcagagtatttcaagaaaattaggtcagtgtcccaggataacacccacactagtcagctaacacccaggtaaccatttactgatgggtaaacatagacaacaggtgtaaagaaacatgcctaatgtttctaccctggctgggaatcgaatatttaccaaaaatcatatatggctaacccaagccaggtactaaaaataagccatgttgacttttgggttatcctaggttctctacacacatgctgctgtgtgtgataatgtatatagagaaaataacttctttttcaggtttatggtgcagtatgagtgtatatgacagccctgtgctatactccgttttctctaatataagccaccaagacagggataggagaatggtatttgtataccatatcctcttcatacctttgtcgaactgctcggtgttatgccaaatattatttattatggagtatttaacatgttttatgttatttatattgttaattatgtcatattagatcaattgtgataggcaagtaagctgtagtgttgatgttagcataataataaagcatattctcctgcttcataagactgagttcatggcaactgacagtggcttcaaagccaccttatctttaatggataatgtactgtgtaggtgctttacataatgagaagcatttcttttattcattggaaccatggctagggctaaaagtaagcaggttataacaataaatggagaaaaagaaattggaatgacttatgcagcaagtagcgccaccaaacagtaccaggaggttggtgtggcgaccctggaaatttgaaattatgctagccaaaactagtgccgaataactgaaggaaccaaataactgattgccggatttgtgatggcggacctgtatgtggaataggtggtaagttactaaatgctgtaaagagtttttatgaggatagtgaggctcaggttagggtgtgtagaagtgagggagactacttcccggtaaaagtaggtcttagacagggatgtgtaatgtcaccatggttgtttaatatatttatagatggggttgtaaaagaagtaaatgctagggtgttcaggagaggggtgagattaaattatggggaattaaatacaaaatgggaattgacacagttgctttttgctgatgatactgtttatgggagattcaaaagaaaaattgcaaaggttagtggatgagtttgggagtgtgtaaaggcagaaagttgaaagtgaacatagaaaagagtaagatgatgagggtatcaaatgatttagataaagaaaaattggatatcaaattggggaggaggagtatggaagaagtgaatgttttcagatacttgggggtTGACATGTCagctgatggatttatgaaggatgaggttagtcatagaattgatgagggaaaaaaggtgagtggtgcattgaggtatatgtggagacaaaaaactttatctatggaggcaaagaagggaatgtatgaaagtatagtagtaccaacactcc from Cherax quadricarinatus isolate ZL_2023a chromosome 3, ASM3850222v1, whole genome shotgun sequence carries:
- the LOC128704721 gene encoding uncharacterized protein CG5902 isoform X3 yields the protein MARESQPGLEPQTLRTSLRHCTHSNTAKAQKCGYPYGHLNPTSARNRSVCCYNGTTPTTNGTLRNGLIPIASPEMCFYCFDVLYSHLHNVEPPSTPDFTNEPFPLFVTWKVGKDKRLRGCMGTFSHINLHAGLREYAATSAFKDSRFQPIGREELPRLGVSVSILRHFEDGRDYRDWDIGVHGIRIEFLNERGAKRTATYLPEVAPEQGWDHEQTIDSLLRKGGYKGPVTSEVRRSIKLTRYQSEKISVTFQGYSKNRYRYENGDSGKNGSSAGLQLS
- the LOC128704721 gene encoding uncharacterized protein CG5902 isoform X2, which gives rise to MSAGCCGTKKPKLNGGPQMARESQPGLEPQTLRTSLRHCTHSNTAKAQKCGYPYGHLNPTSARNRSVCCYNGTTPTTNGTLRNGLIPIASPEMCFYCFDVLYSHLHNVEPPSTPDFTNEPFPLFVTWKVGKDKRLRGCMGTFSHINLHAGLREYAATSAFKDSRFQPIGREELPRLGVSVSILRHFEDGRDYRDWDIGVHGIRIEFLNERGAKRTATYLPEVAPEQGWDHEQTIDSLLRKGGYKGPVTSEVRRSIKLTRYQSEKISVTFQDYMSYWRNRRC
- the LOC128704721 gene encoding uncharacterized protein CG5902 isoform X1 yields the protein MSAGCCGTKKPKLNGGPQMARESQPGLEPQTLRTSLRHCTHSNTAKAQKCGYPYGHLNPTSARNRSVCCYNGTTPTTNGTLRNGLIPIASPEMCFYCFDVLYSHLHNVEPPSTPDFTNEPFPLFVTWKVGKDKRLRGCMGTFSHINLHAGLREYAATSAFKDSRFQPIGREELPRLGVSVSILRHFEDGRDYRDWDIGVHGIRIEFLNERGAKRTATYLPEVAPEQGWDHEQTIDSLLRKGGYKGPVTSEVRRSIKLTRYQSEKISVTFQGYSKNRYRYENGDSGKNGSSAGLQLS